In one window of Chitinivibrionia bacterium DNA:
- a CDS encoding SH3 domain-containing protein: protein MNLQTKRLLGILGFAAASVLFFVGYGQKNQGIDWSAPKITIRTEAELRELATIVNSGERHFNGQTIVLANNIKLDREKDWVSIGIRGVKPFNGTFDGNGKTIIGNNCIASLFGCTLNGEIKNLNVAGMGKTMRFGRFAVIINPQGATVHSSIEPYADTDENRKVDNGDSLEILGMEGRLWVKVRTDNGDGYVSVADVEIVEVDCGQIADKTT from the coding sequence ATGAATTTGCAGACAAAACGGTTATTGGGGATTTTGGGGTTTGCGGCGGCGAGCGTATTGTTTTTTGTCGGGTACGGTCAAAAAAATCAGGGGATTGATTGGAGCGCGCCGAAAATTACAATAAGAACGGAAGCCGAGCTGAGAGAGTTGGCAACTATTGTTAATAGCGGCGAAAGACATTTTAACGGTCAAACCATTGTTCTTGCCAACAACATTAAACTTGACAGAGAAAAAGATTGGGTATCGATAGGTATAAGGGGAGTTAAACCTTTTAACGGTACGTTTGACGGTAATGGTAAAACTATAATCGGAAATAATTGTATCGCCTCGCTGTTTGGTTGCACGCTTAACGGAGAAATAAAGAATCTCAATGTTGCCGGTATGGGAAAAACAATGCGCTTCGGACGTTTTGCGGTAATAATAAACCCACAGGGCGCGACGGTGCATTCGAGTATTGAGCCTTATGCGGATACGGATGAAAACAGAAAGGTTGACAACGGCGACAGTCTGGAAATTCTGGGTATGGAAGGCAGATTGTGGGTCAAAGTAAGAACAGACAACGGCGACGGATACGTTTCCGTTGCGGATGTGGAAATAGTAGAAGTGGATTGCGGGCAAATTGCGGATAAAACGACATAA